A genomic region of Arachis stenosperma cultivar V10309 chromosome 9, arast.V10309.gnm1.PFL2, whole genome shotgun sequence contains the following coding sequences:
- the LOC130948985 gene encoding uncharacterized protein LOC130948985, which translates to MASDESFVVLVHHRGSIKRKTRSGVKFTDKDPLNIFVRPMTSYDDLVSSVLGKLGLEVVKRVKKFFYRIPISVLQEIVKYDCFTIRSDEDLQVLFHYRRQFSEVRTPELLAKLVDVVSSSGSSNQNTPTVATVAGSSSRPTGASSSVPVYELPVQPVASPSFAVDLNGSVGGDVGTGDYVTTPVQCAAPVGVGDALLDDPEDEGVEPDIIGDDSGDDIGPS; encoded by the coding sequence ATGGCTAGTGATGAGAGTTTTGTCGTCTTGGTTCACCATAGAGGATCGATTAAGAGGAAAACACGATCCGGTGTGAAGTTCACTGATAAGGATCCTCTCAATATTTTTGTGAGGCCTATGACCAGCTATGATGATCTTGTTAGTTCTGTTCTAGGGAAACTTGGTCTAGAAGTCGTGAAACGTGTTAAGAAGTTTTTCTATCGCATTCCAATCTCGGTCCTCCAAGAAATCGTGAAATATGATTGTTTCACGATCAGAAGTGATGAGGACTTGCAGGTCCTGTTTCATTATCGCAGGCAGTTTTCCGAAGTGAGGACACCAGAACTGTTGGCGAAATTGGTTGACGTGGTATCCAGCTCGGGGAGTTCGAACCAGAACACTCCCACTGTAGCCACGGTAGCCGGTTCTAGCTCCAGACCTACGGGTGCATCTTCCTCCGTCCCTGTGTATGAACTTCCGGTCCAGCCTGTCGCCTCCCCTTCGTTTGCAGTGGATCTCAATGGAAGTGTAGGCGGCGACGTTGGAACAGGGGATTATGTGACGACCCCTGTACAGTGTGCTGCACCGGTTGGTGTTGGAGATGCATTGTTGGATGATCCAGAAGACGAGGGTGTGGAGCCGGATATCATTGGTGATGACAGTGGCGATGATATTGGACCGAGTTAG